The genome window GCATGATCTCAGTTAGCTGTGTTTGGGAAAAACCCTTTTCACGGATATAGTTTTTGTAAAGAGCCAGGGCATCCTCTTTTTCTAACTCTGCATATCGGTCCATTTGTCCAATGGCATCAATTACTTGCAAAAGTTCCGCATTTTCCTGCGTCACAGTGACTGCAGGGCGTTTCAGGCGAATGGACTGTCCGCCAACAGTAACGATACGGCCTTTTGTAGATTCTTTATTTGTCACAATTTCCATTACTGCAGGCATCTGGGTGGTCAGCCCAATCTGGTTGGCAAAAAAAGCGCCAGAGAAGTATCCGAAAGTAGAGGAATCATTTTTTATATATTTGCGGATAATGACTTTTAAAGGATCCATATAGGTTTTGCTTAGCAACCGGGATGTTTTGGGAAGGTAGTAAATTCCTGTATCAAACCGTACCAGATCACCGGATTTTACCATGCGCTTAAAATACTGACGCAGGGAATTGTCATTCATATTATCAAACTGAAGGTCGCTGATAAAAATAGGTTCATTATACCCGTATGTCTTTTCCAGATATTCTTTTAGCATAGATTCATCCACTCCTTTCACCCCCATAATACTATATTTATACCTAAGAAGTCAATAAATATGTCATTTATATTATGGACAGAGTATCTGGAAATATTCTTTATCAGGAAGCATGATAGGATCTGGAATGGATCAGGTGATAAAAACTGATGGTACGCACGATACAGCATATCCCGATCAGGATGCTGAGAATCAGGAACATCCTGTCATTTGCATGGATGCCGTAGATGCACCCAAAAAGGACATAAAATAAGCCGATTGCCGCCTGGACAATCAGCTTTGAAAATAATGGTTTTGGCATAAGACTCCTTTCATAGTCGTTGGAACCAGTAGTTGGTGGAGTTATTGGAGGTGGTTTGACCTATGTGTCATTCAAACCATGCTGTGATAAATTGAAAGCATCTTTACAAGATACTTTGCTGAGTAATCCAGATCATAAGGCTACGGATGAAGAAAATGAGATTATTATTGATGTTGAAGACGTAGAGATGACAGAGAGTGTAGAGGAAACTGAAGAATAATTAGACAAACAAAAGCTGTAAAATTTTAAGTTGAATTTTACAGCTTTTCTGCATATAATAAACGTAGAGGAAAAGTAGTAGACTGGAAAGGAGATTGGTGTATATGGCAAATATTTTACCGGTATCTGATTTGAGAAATTATAATGAAGTTTTAAAGAATTGCCGGACAGGAGAGCCGGTGTTTTTGACAAAAAATGGCAGAGGGCGTTTTGTAGTGCTTGATATAGAAGATTATGAACGTGATCGAGAAGAGAAAAAACTTCTGATGAAACTGCAAGAAGCGGAAGAAGCAGTAAAAGATGGGGAAGGCTGGCTCAGCTTGGATGAATTAAAAGCACTTGTGGGGGAATAAAATATGCTGAAATTACGGATTACCCCATTAGTTGCAGTAGATTTAAAAGGGATACGGGATTATATCGCTGAAGATAACGAAGAGTATGCGACAAAGACGATTAACGAGATTTACGGCAAATTTGAAAATATTCAGATGTTTCCGGGAATAGGTACGGATCTTTCTAAAAGAGTTAGCTTCAGGACAGATTATAAATATGCAGTCTGGAAAGATTATGTTATTATTTATAAAGTGGGAAAAGAGTATGTGGAAATTTACCGAGTGGTGAATCGGTATCAGGATATTACAAGAATTTTTACGTAGAATTAACGTTAACTGGATACACAAAGGAGAAAGGATATGGATGTTTCATCAACAATTTTTCAACCAATTTTTGAGGGTGTAAAGCAATATGTAGTTCCTTTATTTCAGCGTTCATATAGTTGGAATAAGAAAGAATGGGTAACATTATGGGATGATTTGAAGGAATTATATGAATCAGAAAACCCCAGACAACATTTTATGGGGTCTGTAGTTACAATTCCTGCCAAATCTGTACCAGAAGGTGTGGCAAAGTTTTTGTTGATTGATGGACAACAAAGAATTACAACTGTATATTTGATATTAATGGCAATTAAAGACTTATATAAAGAGCGTGGAGAACAAGAGAAATATGAAGAAATAAAGAATATTTATTTGGTTAATCCATATAAACGAGGTAATGATTATTATAAATTATTACCTACACAGGTTGACAGAAATACTTTTAAAAGAATAATCGATGCACCACAAGAGAAAATTGAACATGGAATGTGGGACTCGTATATGTTTTTTAAAAGGAAGCTATCTATAAATGTAGATTTAGATAAAATGAAAACGATAATCACAACAAAACTATCTATTGTTAGTATCGTTTTAGATGCAACAGACAACCCCTATTTAGTTTTTGAAAGCTTAAATCATAAAGGAAAACCATTATCAGTTGCTGATTTAATAAGAAACTATGTTTTTATGAATATTCATGTGGATCATCAAGAAGATATATATAATGATATTTGGAAGCCCATGCAAGATAGGCTTGGTGAAGCTGTGCCTGAGTTTGTAAGACATTATTTAACCATGAATGGAGACTATATAAACACAGGAGATGTATATAATGTTTTAAAGGATCGAATTGACCGAATCGGAGTAGAAGAATGTTTAAAAGAGCTAGAGAAGTATTCTAAATTCTATAGTATTTTTTTAAATCCTGAGAAAGAGGAAAATGAAATAATATGTAAAGAATTGTTTATATTAAAAAGATTGGATATTTCAACCTCATATCCATTGTTGTTAAATTTATATAATTTGTATTCGGAGGGAACTATAACTACAGATGAATTTGGAGAAATGCTGTGTGTGATTGAAAACTACATAATTCGCAGATTTGTATGTGGAGTTCCGACAAATCAATTAAATAAAGTATTTCCACAAGTATTTATTCAGATGAAGAAAGTAGAGGAGGGGTCTTATTCTGATAAGTTAAAATCTGTTTTGCAGACAAAAAATTATCCGAAAGATTATGATTTCAGAGAAAATCTTAAAACTGCAAAGTTGTATGGAAAAGGTGACAGGATAAAGAAAACAAAGATTATTTTAGATAGAATAGAACAATCATATGCCCATAAAGAAATGAGTGTTTTAGATGAATTAACTATAGAGCATATTATGCCACAGTCACTTACAGATGAATGGAAAATCCATTTAGGAGATGATTGTGAACAAGCTTATGATCTATATTTGGACACTTTAGGAAATTTAACACTAACTGCATATAATTCTGAGCTTTCTAACGGAAGCTTCAAAAGAAAATGTGAAATATATAAAGAATCTCATTTAGAGATGAATAAATATTTTATAAATACTGAAAAATGGACAGATTATGAAATAAAAAAACGTGCGGGTATACTGGCAAGTAAGGTTTTAAAGATATATCCATATTTCGGAGAAACAGTAAGTGGGCATGACCTTGAAAGTGTTACA of Roseburia hominis contains these proteins:
- a CDS encoding DUF6088 family protein, encoding MLKEYLEKTYGYNEPIFISDLQFDNMNDNSLRQYFKRMVKSGDLVRFDTGIYYLPKTSRLLSKTYMDPLKVIIRKYIKNDSSTFGYFSGAFFANQIGLTTQMPAVMEIVTNKESTKGRIVTVGGQSIRLKRPAVTVTQENAELLQVIDAIGQMDRYAELEKEDALALYKNYIREKGFSQTQLTEIMPAITGNTAKKLIEGGLIYEFTSG
- a CDS encoding type II toxin-antitoxin system prevent-host-death family antitoxin produces the protein MANILPVSDLRNYNEVLKNCRTGEPVFLTKNGRGRFVVLDIEDYERDREEKKLLMKLQEAEEAVKDGEGWLSLDELKALVGE
- a CDS encoding type II toxin-antitoxin system RelE/ParE family toxin yields the protein MLKLRITPLVAVDLKGIRDYIAEDNEEYATKTINEIYGKFENIQMFPGIGTDLSKRVSFRTDYKYAVWKDYVIIYKVGKEYVEIYRVVNRYQDITRIFT
- a CDS encoding DUF262 domain-containing protein — encoded protein: MDVSSTIFQPIFEGVKQYVVPLFQRSYSWNKKEWVTLWDDLKELYESENPRQHFMGSVVTIPAKSVPEGVAKFLLIDGQQRITTVYLILMAIKDLYKERGEQEKYEEIKNIYLVNPYKRGNDYYKLLPTQVDRNTFKRIIDAPQEKIEHGMWDSYMFFKRKLSINVDLDKMKTIITTKLSIVSIVLDATDNPYLVFESLNHKGKPLSVADLIRNYVFMNIHVDHQEDIYNDIWKPMQDRLGEAVPEFVRHYLTMNGDYINTGDVYNVLKDRIDRIGVEECLKELEKYSKFYSIFLNPEKEENEIICKELFILKRLDISTSYPLLLNLYNLYSEGTITTDEFGEMLCVIENYIIRRFVCGVPTNQLNKVFPQVFIQMKKVEEGSYSDKLKSVLQTKNYPKDYDFRENLKTAKLYGKGDRIKKTKIILDRIEQSYAHKEMSVLDELTIEHIMPQSLTDEWKIHLGDDCEQAYDLYLDTLGNLTLTAYNSELSNGSFKRKCEIYKESHLEMNKYFINTEKWTDYEIKKRAGILASKVLKIYPYFGETVSGHDLESVTGTKPYLLIVLGQEFNVNSWTDVLFYTLQVVSDLAPDKLELIENDYPSLLGRRADLFRRPKELSNGYYYEAGLTAVHIYNFCKQLVNIMELSQDEWDVAVVNS